CAAGAAGGATAATTTAGCAAGAAAATGGATAAGCACCTTTGAGAATTAGATGTAAGCCTTATTATTGATTAGTGCTTAGTTCTTTTTCACAAAGTAGATTAGCAATTGATCCTACTGTGTGTAGGACCACCTAGTGTCCAAAGAATAACATCATATATTTgtgtaaaagaaataatttgtagACTGGgtcattagaaatatttttctatcgAAGTAGAAGTTCTTGGCCATTACAGATTAATTAGCCTTCAGCTCTTCAGAAGGATAGGTGTGGCTGGTTGTGGTTTCTTATACATCTTACATGGCTTTTCTTCTAAATAGAAGACACATGGAGAACAAAAACACTTACTGGCTGTTGGTTTGTGAAATAAACTTTTCTTGCCAGGCAAATAAATTGCACtgtgaatttttataaattaacttttttcatattataaaatGCCAAAGCAGACTCTCAAGATATTCACAACCAGAATTAACTCTGTACAGCAAGCGCATCTTCCTCTACCAAGGACAGTTCCAGAGTGTTTTCATTCGTGCTGGTTTTCATCCTGAAGTTGAAAGAACCATAGAGTTTTGCAGACTCTTTGGAAGAGGCAAATCTGTTTCGACGATAGAGCTCCCCCTTCCACATGGACATCATTAACAAGCAGGACAGGATGACGCCCCCCAGCGTGAGGAGGCAGAGCCCCGCAATCACACAGCGGTCCAGGTGAGCCCCCAGCCTCGCACTCTCCTTCTCCAGGCGCTCCATCTCCCGGGCTGCCACAGTGTTGGGGTCCACAGTCACTTCCCGTGGGACGATGTAAGAGATGATCACCAGCAGGATCCCAGTGACCAAGAACAAGATGGCGCTGATGAAACCATAGTCTATAGACTTCCCTGAAGACGTGGCTTCTGAACTTGTATCATCCTCCTCTTCAGATATCAAAGATATGGCAGCCTCTTGGGACCACTCATTTGGATTTTCCCAGCCAAGCTCCCCAGGGTGATTATGCCCTTTTGCTGATGGCGAGCTCCGGTTCCGCTGCTCCAAGTTGATGTTTTTGTCCACATAGGTAAAAGAAGTTTCTAATTCCTGGCTGCAGCAGTTACAGACTTTCCGTTCCGCTGTTATTTGGTTGTTCCCTGAGTGGAGAAGTCCTGGTGGAAAGGCATCTGGCTGAAGAGTACTGTTTtgcagagaggaggagggggatgcTGGAGAAGAACTAAGTTTAGACCCTTCCATCTCCGTTGCTCTTGGGGTGGATGCACACTGTTTCTGACAGCAGAGAGCAGCTCTTGTGGCTGCTGTATCTGCCTGGTCACCAGGCAGCCCTCTTGAACTCCAGTCCCTGGCATCACAGAGGTCTGCCTGGTTGCTCTTCTTAGCAAGGTAGTGGAGCTCCATGAGAGCTAGTCAGACATCCCCCAGCAGCTTCCGGAAAGTCTGCCAATAGCAACAGAGTTAGATAAGAACCCAACAGAAGCTAAGGTTGTACTTCCAGGAGTGTTGCTCCTGGGGTCCCCATTTCCTTCACAGCTGCACCTGTTTAGCCCCTTTTCCACCTCAAACAGGCAAAAGAAGGGAGGGGATACCTAGTGGCAGGAAAGTGTGGAAAGGACAAATGCTCTCACTTGTCATAGTGATTAACACTGAGAAACTTAAGTCAGGGTAGAAAGGCGTGTGGAGGAAGTGGCAGTGTCTACTGAGAAAGAATACTGCCGTCACCAAGCCAAATTTATTCAAGGACTCGCGCATTCCTGCAAAAGGATCCCTCAAACGAGAAGGCAAGTTTCCTgtaaaaagacaaatgagaaagGCAAGAGCCCTTTTTAGCAGAGCTGCCGATTTTCTGGAGGACTTGGGGAAGCATAGACTTGTTAATTCAGTAAGACTGTAAGTGTTTACACTCTCCCTAGTTCAGAGCAAATTCTAATACAGATTAGCTTTGGAGCATCACCATCAGTGAATGACTATACACCCCTATCAGCTGGGCAGGAACTCAGCATTTTGATTCCATAGCTCTGAAGTAGATGAAAAAGGCCAGCTTAATCAGCCACCTCTGCTAACCTTACACCTCATACATCCAATGACCCTAGTGACACAGCCCTGTATTTACAAGACCATATGCTGCTTATTCACTGTGCTTCCACTCAGCCCTATTCCCTCAGTGCTCCATGGGGGAAGCATGTTCTGGACCCCAAAGCGTACAGGCAACAGACCTTACGGCAATCCCTGCAAAATACAATGGGCCAACCCactcctccacacacacacctgcctgCTCCAGCTGCAGGATCTGCTACTCCCGTTCCCTGGGTCTGTGTTCCTCCCTCTCTGCATGCTTTGCTATCACACAATGCACAAGAAATTGACCATCTGGATAGTTTTACAAACCCAATCTAGAAGTGAACTGATAATAAAAGACAAACTATAAACCCACAGAGTAAGAGTTCTGTGGAGGCAAATAGGTGAGAAGCTATTTCCAAGGTTACCTCtgtaattttataaacatgtcaCTCCTCACCCCCGGCTGCAGCAAGGGGCATTTCTGGGAGAGAACTTTGGTTTGAGCAGAAAACCATCTGcttttctctgcctctgccatgTTTCTAAGGAATAAAAATTCACTTTCCACTATCACTAGAGATTTTAACCAAAGGCTCCTTTTATTTTGCTTCCAAATCCAGGGTGATAATTGATTTAACCCAACGGCTTGAGGCTTCTTATAATTCAAAATCCACAGCTCCAAAGCTGGTAACAGAAACACAGGCAAGGGTCACCTAAGGTCAACCTGGCAACTCAAAATATGGGAGAGGGAATTGACATGTTTTCTGCTACACATAAGTgtttgttaaaacaaaacaaaaaaagcaaaacagaaaacgTTTTTCTCCTGTTATCGGAGTTTCTCTACAGtgaaaacagcaaaaaacaaCAGGGCAAAAGAATCACTACTAAACTAGAACAAACCCCCACTAAAGGATCCCTCAATGAATGAAGTGATGGTAACAGGCTTCATCAATTACCGATAACTCTTCTTCCAGTTTTCTCAGGCATTAGGGGCTCGGATTAACCTTTGGTACCATTAACTCATCACACTAGCCTACCTTGGATAAAATCAGCAGGGTTCTTTGAGACTTTCAGTTTAtaacaaaagaagagagaaatcccCACTTAATTCCCTACGGCCGCCTCTACCTCTCTTTAAAGAAAAGCTACTCCCGCTTGTTCGCTTGTTCTACCGGAGGTATGCTAGCAGCACAGTCGATTTCCTTTGCAGCTCCCTAATCCGGGGCTTCCATTCTCAGTGGAGAATGGATAATCCCAGGGGACCAGCTAAAGACTCTTTTCTTGCgtcctctccctctttttcctctGATCTGCTTAAAAGCCCAGTTAACGACACTGCACCTTAAAGCGAGGGGACACGCACTTTCCCTCGTCCATCTGTCATCAATTAAAagcattaatatttgctttaaactGACACAGGCAAGGCTGATCTCGGGGAGGCGACCTCTGGATGCGCCCTGTGCGAGCAAAGCCGGGAGAGCGAGCCCCAAGCACCTGGCAGCGGTGCCCCCAGCAGGCGCCGAGAGATCCGGCTATCCATTTCTGGTGAACTCTGCGCCCACTGAGGCATTCGAGGTACGGATGTGTCCGCCTAGTATTCGGAGACGAAGGAGAGAGAGCGGGGATATGCGCTCCAGCTCTGCTAGGCTCCAGGGCTCTCACCCTTGCATTCAAAGCCTCCACCCCATCCCACTCCCCGCCACTCACCTTCTGCTTCGGCCACCCGGTGCGGCTCCAGCACCGCGCGCTCTCCCGGCACGGTTCCCGGAGAAAGTCCCCCAATCACCAGCTACGGCACTTGTAGCCTCTGCACGCCGCTCGGCTCCGCCGGGTGGGCAGCGCCCGCCACGGcgggcggggtggggcggggcggggcgctcCCGGAGCATCCCGGGAGTTGTAGGCCAGGGGCGGTCCCTGCATCcctcctgtctctgtctcctcccaCGCCTTCTGGGTTTTACCCTTCCTG
This genomic stretch from Pan paniscus chromosome 7, NHGRI_mPanPan1-v2.0_pri, whole genome shotgun sequence harbors:
- the TMEM74 gene encoding transmembrane protein 74, producing the protein MELHYLAKKSNQADLCDARDWSSRGLPGDQADTAATRAALCCQKQCASTPRATEMEGSKLSSSPASPSSSLQNSTLQPDAFPPGLLHSGNNQITAERKVCNCCSQELETSFTYVDKNINLEQRNRSSPSAKGHNHPGELGWENPNEWSQEAAISLISEEEDDTSSEATSSGKSIDYGFISAILFLVTGILLVIISYIVPREVTVDPNTVAAREMERLEKESARLGAHLDRCVIAGLCLLTLGGVILSCLLMMSMWKGELYRRNRFASSKESAKLYGSFNFRMKTSTNENTLELSLVEEDALAVQS